The following coding sequences lie in one Lolium perenne isolate Kyuss_39 chromosome 2, Kyuss_2.0, whole genome shotgun sequence genomic window:
- the LOC127336367 gene encoding wall-associated receptor kinase 17-like, which yields MSCGRWSRRGAFAVAGWQLRPLVLFLLSVMPQGALSRGLALSPQSPLELKRNITCKNVPHPFGARGSLPGFEVTCSQKNEAMLQVGNNSYKIQDVSLDGGFVVIFAGAIRQVCYDRSGKSTQTTGTGNFSLQGTPFSFSKNNRLVATGCNYKLVANFSDSVLGDNPRQTSCSSWCNGNSNAVNCLYGVACCEAPVPMDAPQEFTLTLDKTSGQVTGNENGNCSAAFFLHQDDLDFMDGTDSGQRPLKDLLLPSRDRRMILDWAIGGGTCDQAYNMGSLYCNNMSGCIDAPRGAGYLCKCNAGYSGNPYIENGCADINECRNDNNDCTYPELCNNTKGGFTCSCPQNYTGDGHRAGTGCNVPFGSPIQQPQGLDVCNHPEKNPCTYLKYCSDAQGAVVCNCPLGMNGDGQKTGSGCQNENNHFPINTALGIGLALVVTITTTSMCYYWGMKRRNVQRNRAELFRKNGGLLLQQRFSAITSQEKDSSARIFSAEELKTATNNYSETRILGRGAYGTVYKGILQYEVVVAVKKSRVFDESQVEQFVNEITLLSQTDHPNVVKLLGCCLETQVPLLVYEFIPNGTLFQHIHNKSALVSLTWEDTLRIAAETAEALAYLHSTSSIPIIHRDIKSSNILLDENFVAKISDFGASRSVPFDQTHVTTLIQGTIGYLDPEYFQSGLLTEKSDVYSFGVVLAELLTRQKPISVGRPEESCNLAMHMVILFNEERLLKEIEPHILAEAGEEQLYAVAQLSVRCLNMNGQERPIMKEVASVLDQLRRSFTKEKTIRRNDVPVPENNEQEHLLCKASSISSLHYSEGSTLSMEAEMRASSHTPR from the exons ATGTCTTGCGGAAGATGGAGCAGACGAGGTGCGTTTGCCGTGGCTGGATGGCAGCTACGCCCGCTCGTGCTCTTCCTCTTATCAGTGATGCCCCAGGGAGCACTCTCGCGGGGACTGGCGTTGTCGCCACAGTCGCCGCTGGAGCTGAAGCGGAACATAACGTGCAAGAATGTTCCGCATCCATTTGGTGCCAGAGGCTCCCTACCCGGCTTCGAGGTAACATGCAGCCAAAAGAATGAAGCCATGCTGCAGGTCGGCAACAATAGCTACAAAATACAGGATGTGTCACTCGACGGAGGCTTTGTTGTCATCTTCGCCGGGGCAATCCGCCAAGTGTGCTATGACCGCAGCGGGAAGTCAACGCAAACCACTGGAACCGGCAATTTTAGCTTGCAAGGGACACCGTTCTCCTTCTCCAAGAACAATAGGCTGGTGGCCACTGGATGCAACTACAAGCTAGTTGCGAACTTCAGTGACTCGGTGCTTGGTGACAACCCTCGGCAAACCAGCTGCTCCTCCTGGTGCAATGGGAACTCTAATGCCGTCAATTGCCTTTACGGTGTAGCCTGCTGCGAAGCCCCCGTGCCAATGGACGCCCctcaagagttcaccttgacgctcGACAAGACATCAGGTCAAGTCACTGGCAACGAGAATGGCAATTGCAGCGCTGCCTTCTTCCTTCACCAAGACGATTTAGACTTCATGGATGGCACAGACAGTGGGCAGAGGCCGCTGAAGGACCTGCTGTTGCCATCTAGAGACCGCAGGATGATCTTGGATTGGGCAATTGGGGGTGGCACATGCGACCAGGCCTACAATATGGGGTCGCTGTACTGCAACAATATGAGTGGATGTATCGATGCACCCCGTGGAGCGGGCTATCTCTGCAAGTGCAATGCGGGATACAGTGGGAATCCATACATTGAGAATGGATGTGCAG ATATCAACGAATGCCGGAACGACAACAATGATTGCACCTATCCAGAACTCTGCAACAACACCAAAGGAGGTTTTACTTGCTCATGTCCCCAGAACTACACCGGTGACGGCCACAGGGCAGGGACAGGCTGCAATGTTCCATTTG GTTCCCCTATTCAACAACCACAAG GTTTGGATGTGTGCAATCATCCTGAAAAGAACCCCTGCACGTACTTGAAATATTGCAGTGATGCGCAAGGGGCTGTTGTGTGCAATTGCCCTCTAGGCATGAATGGTGATGGCCAGAAAACGGGAAGTGGCTGTCAAAACGAAAACAACCACTTCCCTATAAATACTGCTTTGG GTATTGGCCTTGCCCTTGTGGTTACAATTACTACCACATCTATGTGCTACTACTGGGGCATGAAGAGAAGAAATGTGCAAAGAAACAGAGCTGAGTTATTCCGTAAGAATGGAGGCTTACTGTTGCAGCAGAGATTTTCAGCAATCACATCTCAAGAAAAGGACTCATCAGCAAGGATATTCAGTGCGGAAGAGCTCAAGACTGCTACTAACAATTATAGTGAGACACGAATCCTTGGCCGAGGTGCATATGGGACAGTGTATAAGGGTATTCTTCAATATGAGGTTGTGGTTGCCGTAAAAAAGTCTAGGGTGTTTGATGAGAGCCAGGTGGAGCAGTTTGTCAATGAGATTACACTCTTATCACAGACCGATCACCCAAATGTTGTCAAGCTTTTGGGATGCTGTCTGGAGACACAAGTTCCATTGTTAGTGTATGAGTTCATACCCAATGGAACACTCTTCCAGCACATTCACAACAAAAGTGCACTTGTCTCCTTAACATGGGAAGATACCTTAAGGATAGCTGCAGAAACAGCAGAAGCACTTGCCTACCTGCACTCCACATCTTCTATACCAATCATTCACAGAGACATCAAATCAAGCAACATACTGTTGGACGAGAACTTTGTGGCTAAAATATCAGACTTTGGTGCATCAAGATCAGTTCCATTTGATCAAACTCATGTTACCACCCTTATACAAGGGACAATAGGATACCTTGATCCTGAATATTTCCAAAGTGGATTGCTCACAGAGAAGAGTGATGTCTACAGTTTTGGAGTAGTTCTTGCAGAGCTCTTGACAAGGCAGAAGCCTATTTCTGTCGGCAGGCCAGAGGAATCGTGCAACTTAGCCATGCATATGGTGATTCTATTTAATGAAGAGCGGCTACTTAAGGAGATAGAGCCCCACATTTTGGCAGAAGCAggtgaagagcaactttatgcagTTGCGCAGCTCTCTGTGAGATGTTTAAATATGAATGGACAAGAACGACCCATTATGAAGGAGGTGGCATCAGTTTTAGATCAGCTAAGAAGGTCATTCACCAAGGAGAAAACTATTAGAAGAAACGATGTACCTGTACCAGAAAACAATGAACAAGAGCACCTTCTATGTAAGGCAAGCTCGATTTCCAGCCTGCACTACTCAGAAGGAAGTACACTGAGCATGGAGGCTGAAATGAGAGCTTCTTCTCACACACCAAGATGA
- the LOC127336366 gene encoding uncharacterized protein isoform X2 yields the protein MGRSSGGEGGAGGGEGEADGGGIEDCSPGTIVWVRRRNGSWWPGRILGQDELPASQVVSPRTGTPVKLLGREDASIDWYNLEKSKRVKEFRCGEFDACIEKAKSCQPVKRREKYARREDAILHALELERKQLVSKYQNQGFRGREFDKFASEYYSKNNVQEPPLHLQSSATQQRVDLSTTRYKSKKSNKGKGNNPVPLGETKECEQKFIYAGSKRNLSGSLVLEAPGNTLSNHVNGYSHLGHTQGGPSIESGEENAALKRRRLEEGLFEESVVKKHDRCRPLAQVKQKTHSFLCNDDFGTVGVEGGKDHLPAICQDKRSGSTYPSSDFGDAHNRDSFLAKQIILTEAHRETDSYPKQQDTIPQEQPFPNFVEKHESDSSASECSETETEDDAELLQRYAKIQSPEADACDPSSNDIDDDVEVAFSTHIPQLNVLEDEDGSSELGVSQWHMKGKRNQRSALKRPIGKEDENLSLDNSNSFMKGSLKMANEVDSKMENIGASSHQPFGQFLLENQDFDYDSDETDFVDKAASYPELDTYYGNDYPSSSRPTRDNGQSYTFNDSEIPCKASLLNKNDDQIYSLGRKACREGSSQYQRNNGSHLGSISPLFNVELKVQANYQGEHVPLVSLMSRLNGKAIVGHPIIVNQIGDGSADSLVFGSDLVLEQSAAVVPAWTTGRRTAMPRVPRSNSSQATLDMKAPFDRFQAPPSQQGVRLGKKNISSVKRPFLQNSQKKSGTKKGSSPSIKNRALSPVSIGKKHRREGGQGKARRRSDILGGLLKSEGAIPLVTCVPVKVVFSRIMEAVGRPSQSLPHRVRKAGPAIRDPP from the exons ATGGGTCGGAGCTCGGGGGGAGAGGGAGGggcgggaggaggagaaggggagGCGGATGGCGGTGGCATCGAGGATTGCTCGCCGGGGACCATCGTGTGGGTGCGGCGACGGAACGGCTCCTGGTGGCCTGGCAGGATACTCGGGCAGGACGAGCTTCCGGCGTCGCAGGTGGTGTCGCCCAGGACAGGGACTCCGGTCAAGCTACTCGGGCGCGAGGATGCAAgcat AGACTGGTATAACCTTGAGAAATCAAAACGTGTTAAGGAATTTAGGTGTGGGGAGTTTGATGCTTGTATTGAGAAAGCAAAGTCCTGTCAACCTGTAAAGAGAAGAGAAAAATATGCTCGTAGAGAAGATGCTATTCTTCATGCTCTTGAATTGGAGAGAAAGCAGCTTGTATCGAAGTACCAGAATCAAGGTTTCAGGGGGAGGGAGTTCGATAAATTTGCTTCAGAATATTACTCAAAAAATAATGTGCAGGAACCTCCGTTGCATTTGCAAAGCTCAGCAACTCAACAGCGCGTAGATCTCAGCACCACTCGTTACAAAAGCAAAAAGAGTAACAAAGGGAAAGGTAATAACCCTGTTCCCCTTGGTGAAACAAAAGAGTGTGAGCAGAAGTTCATTTATGCTGGTTCAAAGAGAAACTTGTCAGGATCTCTTGTTTTGGAGGCTCCAGGGAACACTCTCAGTAATCACGTTAATGGGTATTCTCATCTTGGACATACGCAAGGAGGGCCAAGTATAGAGAGCGGCGAGGAAAATGCGGCCCTGAAAAGAAGAAGATTAGAGGAAGGCCTTTTTGAAGAATCTGTTGTAAAGAAGCATGATAGATGCAGGCCACTTGCTCAAGTTAAACAGAAGACTCATTCTTTTCTGTGCAATGATGATTTTGGAACTGTTGGAGTTGAAGGAGGGAAGGATCATCTGCCTGCTATCTGTCAGGACAAGAGAAGTGGCTCCACATACCCCTCTAGTGATTTTGGGGATGCACATAACCGTGACTCTTTTCTTGCTAAGCAAATAATTTTAACAGAAGCTCATCGTGAGACTGATAGTTACCCAAAGCAACAAGATACCATTCCCCAAGAGCAACCATTTCCCAACTTTGTTGAGAAGCATGAATCTGATTCCTCAGCGAGTGAATGCTCAGAAACTGAGACAGAAGATGATGCTGAACTTTTGCAAA GGTATGCTAAGATACAATCGCCTGAAGCAGATGCATGTGATCCTAGTTC AAATGATATCGACGACGATGTTGAGGTGGCCTTTTCTACTCATATTCCTCAACTAAATGTCTTAGAAGACGAGGATGGTTCTTCTGAGTTAGGTGTCTCCCAGTGGCATATGAAAGGTAAACGCAACCAGCGGAGTGCATTGAAGAGACCAATCGGTAAGGAAGATGAAAATTTGTCATTAGACAACTCCAATAGTTTCATGAAAGGGTCGCTGAAAATGGCCAATGAAGTTGACTCTAAAATGGAGAATATTGGTGCATCCAGCCATCAACCGTTCGGTCAATTTCTTTTGGAGAACCAAGATTTTGATTATGATTCTGATGAAACAGATTTTGTTGACAAGGCTGCGAGTTATCCGGAacttgacacatattatggtaatGATTACCCCTCATCTTCGAGACCTACCAGAGATAATGGGCAAAGTTACACTTTCAATGACTCAGAAATTCCCTGCAAGGCTTCTCTGCTCAATAAAAATGACGATCAGATATACTCTCTTGGTCGGAAGGCATGCAGGGAAGGATCTTCACAGTATCAGCGAAATAATGGCTCACATCTTGGTTCCATCAGCCCGTTGTTCAATGTTGAGTTGAAGGTACAGGCTAACTATCAAGGCGAGCATGTCCCATTGGTTTCTCTAATGAGCAGACTGAACGGCAAAGCTATAGTTGGACACCCTATCATAGTCAATCAAATTGGAGACGGTTCAGCAGATAGTCTTGTTTTTGGCAGTGATCTTGTTCTGGAACAAAGTGCAGCAGTTGTACCTGCTTGGACAACAGGCAGAAGGACTGCTATGCCAAGAGTTCCACGTTCTAATTCATCACAAGCAACCTTGGATATGAAAGCTCCCTTTGACAGGTTTCAAGCTCCTCCCAGTCAGCAGGGAGTCAGGCTTGGTAAGAAAAACATCTCCAGTGTCAAGAGGCCATTTTTACAAAATTCTCAAAAGAAATCCGGAACCAAGAAAGGAAGCTCACCAAGCATAAAAAATAGAGCCCTTTCGCCCGTTTCCATTGGAAAAAAGCACCGCAGAGAAGGTGGCCAAGGGAAGGCACGTAGGCGCAGTGATATTCTGGGTGGTTTGTTAAAATCAGAAGGAGCAATTCCACTGGTCACATGCGTCCCTGTAAAGGTTGTGTTCAGCAGGATAATGGAAGCAGTTGGCAGGCCATCTCAATCTCTTCCTCACCGTGTGAGAAAGGCTGGTCCTGCCATAAGGGATCCACCATAG
- the LOC127336366 gene encoding uncharacterized protein isoform X1: MGRSSGGEGGAGGGEGEADGGGIEDCSPGTIVWVRRRNGSWWPGRILGQDELPASQVVSPRTGTPVKLLGREDASIDWYNLEKSKRVKEFRCGEFDACIEKAKSCQPVKRREKYARREDAILHALELERKQLVSKYQNQGFRGREFDKFASEYYSKNNVQEPPLHLQSSATQQRVDLSTTRYKSKKSNKGKGNNPVPLGETKECEQKFIYAGSKRNLSGSLVLEAPGNTLSNHVNGYSHLGHTQGGPSIESGEENAALKRRRLEEGLFEESVVKKHDRCRPLAQVKQKTHSFLCNDDFGTVGVEGGKDHLPAICQDKRSGSTYPSSDFGDAHNRDSFLAKQIILTEAHRETDSYPKQQDTIPQEQPFPNFVEKHESDSSASECSETETEDDAELLQRYAKIQSPEADACDPSSLHPQASNKLRHANDIDDDVEVAFSTHIPQLNVLEDEDGSSELGVSQWHMKGKRNQRSALKRPIGKEDENLSLDNSNSFMKGSLKMANEVDSKMENIGASSHQPFGQFLLENQDFDYDSDETDFVDKAASYPELDTYYGNDYPSSSRPTRDNGQSYTFNDSEIPCKASLLNKNDDQIYSLGRKACREGSSQYQRNNGSHLGSISPLFNVELKVQANYQGEHVPLVSLMSRLNGKAIVGHPIIVNQIGDGSADSLVFGSDLVLEQSAAVVPAWTTGRRTAMPRVPRSNSSQATLDMKAPFDRFQAPPSQQGVRLGKKNISSVKRPFLQNSQKKSGTKKGSSPSIKNRALSPVSIGKKHRREGGQGKARRRSDILGGLLKSEGAIPLVTCVPVKVVFSRIMEAVGRPSQSLPHRVRKAGPAIRDPP; encoded by the exons ATGGGTCGGAGCTCGGGGGGAGAGGGAGGggcgggaggaggagaaggggagGCGGATGGCGGTGGCATCGAGGATTGCTCGCCGGGGACCATCGTGTGGGTGCGGCGACGGAACGGCTCCTGGTGGCCTGGCAGGATACTCGGGCAGGACGAGCTTCCGGCGTCGCAGGTGGTGTCGCCCAGGACAGGGACTCCGGTCAAGCTACTCGGGCGCGAGGATGCAAgcat AGACTGGTATAACCTTGAGAAATCAAAACGTGTTAAGGAATTTAGGTGTGGGGAGTTTGATGCTTGTATTGAGAAAGCAAAGTCCTGTCAACCTGTAAAGAGAAGAGAAAAATATGCTCGTAGAGAAGATGCTATTCTTCATGCTCTTGAATTGGAGAGAAAGCAGCTTGTATCGAAGTACCAGAATCAAGGTTTCAGGGGGAGGGAGTTCGATAAATTTGCTTCAGAATATTACTCAAAAAATAATGTGCAGGAACCTCCGTTGCATTTGCAAAGCTCAGCAACTCAACAGCGCGTAGATCTCAGCACCACTCGTTACAAAAGCAAAAAGAGTAACAAAGGGAAAGGTAATAACCCTGTTCCCCTTGGTGAAACAAAAGAGTGTGAGCAGAAGTTCATTTATGCTGGTTCAAAGAGAAACTTGTCAGGATCTCTTGTTTTGGAGGCTCCAGGGAACACTCTCAGTAATCACGTTAATGGGTATTCTCATCTTGGACATACGCAAGGAGGGCCAAGTATAGAGAGCGGCGAGGAAAATGCGGCCCTGAAAAGAAGAAGATTAGAGGAAGGCCTTTTTGAAGAATCTGTTGTAAAGAAGCATGATAGATGCAGGCCACTTGCTCAAGTTAAACAGAAGACTCATTCTTTTCTGTGCAATGATGATTTTGGAACTGTTGGAGTTGAAGGAGGGAAGGATCATCTGCCTGCTATCTGTCAGGACAAGAGAAGTGGCTCCACATACCCCTCTAGTGATTTTGGGGATGCACATAACCGTGACTCTTTTCTTGCTAAGCAAATAATTTTAACAGAAGCTCATCGTGAGACTGATAGTTACCCAAAGCAACAAGATACCATTCCCCAAGAGCAACCATTTCCCAACTTTGTTGAGAAGCATGAATCTGATTCCTCAGCGAGTGAATGCTCAGAAACTGAGACAGAAGATGATGCTGAACTTTTGCAAA GGTATGCTAAGATACAATCGCCTGAAGCAGATGCATGTGATCCTAGTTCCCTCCACCCCCAGGCTTCTAATAAGTTAAGGCATGCAAATGATATCGACGACGATGTTGAGGTGGCCTTTTCTACTCATATTCCTCAACTAAATGTCTTAGAAGACGAGGATGGTTCTTCTGAGTTAGGTGTCTCCCAGTGGCATATGAAAGGTAAACGCAACCAGCGGAGTGCATTGAAGAGACCAATCGGTAAGGAAGATGAAAATTTGTCATTAGACAACTCCAATAGTTTCATGAAAGGGTCGCTGAAAATGGCCAATGAAGTTGACTCTAAAATGGAGAATATTGGTGCATCCAGCCATCAACCGTTCGGTCAATTTCTTTTGGAGAACCAAGATTTTGATTATGATTCTGATGAAACAGATTTTGTTGACAAGGCTGCGAGTTATCCGGAacttgacacatattatggtaatGATTACCCCTCATCTTCGAGACCTACCAGAGATAATGGGCAAAGTTACACTTTCAATGACTCAGAAATTCCCTGCAAGGCTTCTCTGCTCAATAAAAATGACGATCAGATATACTCTCTTGGTCGGAAGGCATGCAGGGAAGGATCTTCACAGTATCAGCGAAATAATGGCTCACATCTTGGTTCCATCAGCCCGTTGTTCAATGTTGAGTTGAAGGTACAGGCTAACTATCAAGGCGAGCATGTCCCATTGGTTTCTCTAATGAGCAGACTGAACGGCAAAGCTATAGTTGGACACCCTATCATAGTCAATCAAATTGGAGACGGTTCAGCAGATAGTCTTGTTTTTGGCAGTGATCTTGTTCTGGAACAAAGTGCAGCAGTTGTACCTGCTTGGACAACAGGCAGAAGGACTGCTATGCCAAGAGTTCCACGTTCTAATTCATCACAAGCAACCTTGGATATGAAAGCTCCCTTTGACAGGTTTCAAGCTCCTCCCAGTCAGCAGGGAGTCAGGCTTGGTAAGAAAAACATCTCCAGTGTCAAGAGGCCATTTTTACAAAATTCTCAAAAGAAATCCGGAACCAAGAAAGGAAGCTCACCAAGCATAAAAAATAGAGCCCTTTCGCCCGTTTCCATTGGAAAAAAGCACCGCAGAGAAGGTGGCCAAGGGAAGGCACGTAGGCGCAGTGATATTCTGGGTGGTTTGTTAAAATCAGAAGGAGCAATTCCACTGGTCACATGCGTCCCTGTAAAGGTTGTGTTCAGCAGGATAATGGAAGCAGTTGGCAGGCCATCTCAATCTCTTCCTCACCGTGTGAGAAAGGCTGGTCCTGCCATAAGGGATCCACCATAG
- the LOC127330704 gene encoding GDSL esterase/lipase At4g10955-like — MDSNVDLADRFDISGPTHIMSRRSGVHHSSAMVIDWNNEEDRRCVAACVVKGTYILEDDRTMCRMQAAEAEALAPAWWESFHFRLVDVLKEESFRRKSVKLTFGAIYEHVPPAGERRDPCAPQYIVAFRGTMLPHPKVIHDVVLDLQILANTLEYSRRSHRAHKAVDKLLGTIDSSAVWLAGHSLGASLALEVGRTMMAERGFNLSTFLFNPPHVSPAPAINKILPCEGLRKEIYAKSARVKARLGQFLSPHRERMEALFERLSPWAPNLYVHDMDVICQGFVHYFEQRQQLEERCRSATTLSYRDMFFSTIGKEKERPHLLPSATLWKNSSMDRDAHGIQKLLAAHELQQWWKPDGELRMIATRYSFA; from the exons ATGGATTCAAACGTCGACCTCGCTGACCGCTTCGACATCTCCGGGCCGACTCACATCATGTCGAGAAGATCCGGCGTCCACCACTCTTCTGCCATGGTGATTGACTG GAACAATGAGGAGGACCGCCGGTGCGTCGCCGCCTGCGTCGTGAAAGGCACCTACATCCTCGAGGACGACAGGACCATGTGCAGGATgcaggcggcggaggcggaggcgcttgctCCGGCGTGGTGGGAGAGCTTCCACTTCCGCCTCGTGGACGTGCTCAAGGAAGAATCCTTCAGGCGCAAGAGCGTGAAGCTAACCTTTGGCGCCATCTACGAGCATGTCCCCCCCGCCGGCGAACGCCGCGACCCTTGTGCACCACAGTACATCGTCGCCTTCCGAGGGACCATGCTGCCGCACCCCAAGGTGATACACGACGTGGTCCTCGACCTGCAGATCCTCGCCAACACCCTCGAGTACTCCAGGCGCTCCCACCGCGCGCACAAGGCCGTCGACAAGCTCCTCGGGACCATCGACAGCAGCGCCGTGTGGCTCGCGGGGCATTCTCTCGGCGCCTCGCTGGCGCTGGAGGTGGGGCGGACCATGATGGCCGAGCGGGGCTTCAACCTCTCGACTTTCCTATTCAACCCGCCGCATGTGTCGCCGGCTCCGGCGATCAACAAGATTCTCCCGTGCGAGGGGCTGAGGAAGGAAATCTACGCCAAGAGCGCCCGCGTCAAGGCCAGGCTCGGACAGTTCCTCAGCCCCCACCGGGAGCGCATGGAGGCGCTGTTCGAGCGGCTATCCCCGTGGGCGCCGAACCTGTACGTGCACGACATGGACGTCATCTGCCAGGGCTTCGTCCACTACTTCGAGCAGCGGCAGCAGCTGGAGGAGCGCTGCAGGTCGGCCACCACGCTGTCGTACCGTGACATGTTCTTCTCCACGATCGGCAAGGAAAAAGAGCGGCCGCACCTCCTGCCATCCGCGACACTGTGGAAGAACTCGAGCATGGACAGAGACGCGCACGGGATCCAGAAGTTGTTGGCCGCACACGAGCTCCAGCAGTGGTGGAAGCCGGACGGCGAGCTCAGGATGATCGCCACACGTTATAGCTTCGCTTGA
- the LOC127336368 gene encoding wall-associated receptor kinase 17 has protein sequence METKFLHSSLLPLLLLLLSCFFHTSFVHSMGSSTHGSRCPGSNISIPYPFGVPGQIPSPAQGFQITCGSLGPMLPIGNNVFTILNISLLDGSVSIMASAASRSPRCGGNYASFSLDRTNFTFSDTRNKFTAVGCNMVAMLLNGSSSYSGGCASFCSTNNSIVNGACSGVACCQAPVPKGLKELSLEFTSIPTRLNKGNSTSACAEAFIVEQNSYVFSTANLNISSNSSQYRPVVLEWSIDGGSCEEAAKHSASYACKENSYCYNSSNGIGYRCNCTKGFQGNPYLQAPGGCQDIDECIGRPCTHSCINMEGGFNCTCPSGMSGDGLKNGSGCNGIGTLQISIVAGLALLLLLLILGFWTHWLVKKRKVAKKRQRYFMQNGGILLKQQMLSRRAPLRIFTSGELDKATNKFSDNNIVGRGGFGTVYKGILSDQMVVAVKRSQRVDQSQVEQFVNELVILSQVTHKNVVQLLGCCLEAEVPLLVYEFITNGALFHHLHNTSVPMSWEDRLRIAVETASALAYLHLAAKTPIIHRDVKSSNILLDGSFTAKVSDFGASRPIPQNQTHVTTLVQGTLGYMDPEYFQTSQLTEKSDVYSFGVVLIELLTRQKPIYDGQMDEVKSLAMYFSTLFHENRLLEIVDSQVAEEAGMRHVKTVAQLALRCLRLKGEERPRMIEVAVELEALRRLMKQHYVLKGEEEPVLWESRCHREMNLCAQSSFIHDGTVKDESMEIILLPSGDLSC, from the exons ATGGAGACGAAATTTCTTCACTCGTCTCTTCTGCcattgctcctcctcctcctctcatgCTTCTTTCATACATCCTTTGTTCATTCCATGGGATCAAGTACCCATGGCTCCAGGTGCCCCGGTTCCAACATCTCCATCCCCTATCCTTTCGGTGTTCCTGGCCAAATCCCCTCCCCAGCCCAAGGGTTCCAGATCACATGTGGTTCATTAGGTCCGATGCTGCCCATCGGCAACAACGTGTTCACTATTCTCAACATCTCGTTGCTGGATGGTTCTGTGAGCATCATGGCTAGTGCCGCTTCTCGTTCTCCGCGGTGCGGAGGGAACTATGCTAGCTTTAGCCTTGACAGGACCAACTTCACATTCTCTGATACAAGAAACAAGTTTACAGCCGTGGGCTGTAATATGGTGGCCATGCTGCTGAATGGTAGTAGCAGTTACAGCGGTGGCTGCGCTTCTTTTTGCTCTACAAATAATAGCATCGTCAATGGTGCTTGCTCTGGTGTGGCTTGCTGCCAAGCACCGGTGCCCAAAGGGTTAAAGGAGCTGTCCTTAGAATTCACGAGCATACCTACTAGGCTCAACAAGGGCAACAGTACTTCAGCATGTGCCGAGGCGTTCATCGTGGAGCAGAACTCCTATGTTTTCTCTACCGCTAACCTGAATATCTCAAGTAACAGCTCGCAATACCGGCCTGTTGTTCTCGAGTGGTCCATAGATGGTGGAAGCTGTGAGGAGGCAGCAAAACACTCTGCATCATATGCCTGCAAGGAGAATTCTTACTGCTATAACTCTTCCAACGGAATTGGATATCGCTGCAATTGTACCAAGGGATTTCAGGGGAACCCTTACCTGCAAGCGCCGGGTGGATGCCAAG ATATCGATGAGTGCATCGGAAGGCCATGCACACATAGTTGCATCAACATGGAGGGAGGTTTCAACTGTACTTGCCCATCAGGGATGAGTGGTGACGGCCTTAAGAATGGAAGTGGCTGCAATGGAATTGGCACTCTGCAGATTTCAATAG TTGCGGGACTAGCTCTGCTACTTCTTCTCCTTATTCTCGGCTTCTGGACCCACTGGCTTGTTAAGAAGAGAAAGGTTGCAAAGAAAAGACAGAGATATTTTATGCAGAATGGTGGCATTTTGTTGAAGCAGCAGATGCTTTCTCGGAGGGCACCTCTGCGGATATTTACCTCAGGTGAGCTTGACAAAGCAACCAACAAATTCAGTGATAACAATATTGTTGGTAGAGGTGGGTTCGGAACAGTCTACAAAGGTATACTGTCAGATCAAATGGTTGTAGCAGTCAAGAGGTCGCAGCGAGTTGATCAGAGCCAGGTGGAACAATTCGTGAATGAGCTGGTCATTCTTTCACAAGTGACCCACAAGAATGTGGTTCAGCTACTAGGCTGCTGTCTTGAGGCAGAGGTTCCTTTATTGGTTTATGAATTTATCACCAACGGGGCCCTTTTTCATCATCTTCACAATACATCGGTCCCAATGTCATGGGAGGATCGCCTAAGGATTGCAGTTGAAACTGCATCAGCACTTGCATACTTGCACTTAGCTGCAAAGACGCCAATCATTCACAGAGATGTCAAGTCATCAAACATACTTCTTGACGGGAGCTTCACCGCAAAGGTCTCTGATTTTGGTGCCTCAAGGCCAATTCCCCAGAATCAGACCCATGTGACGACCTTAGTGCAGGGAACACTAGGGTACATGGACCCTGAGTACTTCCAGACAAGCCAGCTGACTGAGAAAAGTGACGTGTACAGCTTTGGTGTGGTGCTTATCGAGCTATTGACAAGGCAGAAACCAATATATGATGGCCAGATGGACGAGGTGAAAAGCCTAGCAATGTATTTTAGCACGTTGTTCCACGAGAATCGGTTGCTGGAAATTGTAGATTCTCAAGTGGCTGAGGAAGCTGGAATGAGACATGTTAAAACTGTCGCGCAGTTGGCTTTAAGATGCTTAAGGTTGAAAGGTGAAGAGAGGCCAAGGATGATAGAGGTTGCAGTTGAACTTGAAGCGCTGAGAAGGCTGATGAAACAGCACTATGTCCTGAAGGGTGAAGAAGAGCCTGTGCTTTGGGAGTCGAGGTGCCACAGGGAGATGAATTTATGCGCGCAATCGAGTTTTATCCATGATGGCACTGTCAAGGATGAAAGCAtggagatcattctacttccatctggTGATCTGTCTTGTTAG